A part of Olleya sp. Bg11-27 genomic DNA contains:
- a CDS encoding DUF748 domain-containing protein, with protein sequence MHNKKTKRPIYKKKRYVIPMVLLLILLMIRLYLPTYIKNYVNEVLADIPGYYGEVEHIDIALFRGAYVINGLYLNKVDANTQVPFLNFPKSDISVEWKSVFNGKIVAEIVMSNPEIIYVFEDQQSTPEDGLPEVNDWTKALTDLVPLEINHFEIHNGKVAFVQLSADPNVDLSINTLELTADNLRNVVEKERILPSPIQATGVSFGGGNVNLNGSINLLKDIPDMDLAFSLEKANATALNDFTNYYAGIDFESGTVELFSEIAIADGYLKGYMKPLLTNSKLIGKEDGFLETLWEGLVGFFKFALKNQKNNTLATQIPLEGDLNNVEAGVWSTFGGVFKNAWIKAFKGETNDTITYQDAIEGADDMTRKEKRAAKKEAKQNEKKQD encoded by the coding sequence TTGCATAATAAAAAAACAAAAAGACCAATATATAAGAAGAAGCGATACGTTATACCTATGGTTCTGTTATTAATATTACTAATGATTAGGTTGTATCTACCGACGTATATCAAAAATTATGTTAATGAAGTTTTAGCGGATATTCCTGGTTATTACGGAGAAGTAGAGCATATTGATATAGCCCTTTTTAGAGGTGCTTATGTTATCAATGGATTATATTTAAATAAGGTAGATGCTAACACTCAAGTCCCTTTTTTAAATTTTCCGAAATCAGATATTTCTGTAGAATGGAAGTCTGTTTTTAATGGTAAGATTGTTGCTGAAATAGTGATGAGTAATCCCGAAATTATTTATGTTTTCGAAGATCAGCAAAGTACACCTGAAGATGGGCTGCCTGAAGTGAATGATTGGACTAAAGCTTTGACAGATTTAGTGCCTTTAGAAATTAATCATTTTGAAATCCATAACGGAAAAGTTGCGTTTGTACAGTTATCGGCAGACCCAAATGTTGATTTATCGATTAATACGCTAGAGCTAACAGCGGATAATTTACGCAATGTCGTAGAAAAAGAACGCATATTGCCATCTCCAATACAGGCAACAGGAGTATCTTTTGGTGGCGGAAATGTAAATCTAAATGGGAGTATTAACCTTTTAAAAGATATTCCGGATATGGATTTAGCATTCTCTTTAGAGAAGGCTAATGCGACTGCTTTGAACGATTTTACAAATTATTATGCTGGAATAGATTTTGAGAGTGGCACAGTAGAACTTTTTAGCGAAATAGCCATAGCAGATGGTTATTTAAAAGGCTATATGAAACCGTTATTGACCAATAGTAAGTTGATAGGTAAAGAGGATGGGTTTTTAGAAACCTTATGGGAAGGACTCGTTGGTTTTTTTAAATTTGCTTTAAAGAATCAAAAAAACAACACATTAGCCACTCAAATACCTTTGGAAGGGGATTTAAATAATGTAGAAGCGGGAGTGTGGTCTACGTTTGGGGGTGTTTTTAAAAATGCATGGATAAAAGCCTTTAAAGGCGAAACAAATGATACCATCACGTATCAGGATGCTATTGAAGGGGCGGACGATATGACAAGAAAAGAAAAGAGAGCAGCAAAAAAGGAAGCGAAACAAAACGAAAAAAAACAAGATTAA
- a CDS encoding zinc-dependent peptidase, which produces MIYTLIFIVLVAIIVYTFYIIKPKKIKQLPLHWHDMLLKHVLFYKHLSVKDQAVFRQRMSLFLSEVTIDGVNTEIEELDLILIASSAIIPVFGFSNWSYNNLSGIIVYPDSFNEDLQFSDLDGNKKILGMVGTGRFEKQMILSKKAIRLAFNNKTDKHNTPVHEFVHLLDKMDGETDGIPEYLLGKEYIEPWLELMYKEMERINNDTSDIRNYGGTSQAEFFAVASEYFFERPKLFKQKHPELYNMLSLCFQKPK; this is translated from the coding sequence ATGATTTACACACTTATTTTTATAGTACTCGTAGCCATTATTGTTTATACGTTTTACATTATAAAACCTAAGAAAATAAAACAACTCCCATTGCATTGGCATGATATGCTCCTTAAACATGTTTTGTTTTATAAGCATTTATCTGTAAAAGATCAAGCGGTGTTTAGACAAAGAATGAGTCTTTTTTTAAGTGAAGTTACCATAGATGGTGTTAATACAGAAATTGAAGAATTAGATCTAATCTTAATAGCCTCTAGTGCTATTATTCCTGTATTTGGTTTCTCTAATTGGAGTTATAATAATTTGAGTGGTATTATTGTATATCCCGATAGTTTTAATGAAGATTTACAATTTTCTGATTTGGATGGTAATAAAAAAATACTAGGAATGGTGGGGACTGGTAGATTTGAAAAACAAATGATTTTATCTAAAAAAGCAATACGATTAGCTTTTAATAATAAAACAGATAAACATAATACGCCCGTGCACGAATTTGTTCATTTATTGGATAAAATGGATGGAGAAACGGACGGTATCCCTGAATACTTATTAGGAAAAGAATATATCGAACCTTGGTTAGAGTTAATGTACAAAGAAATGGAGCGCATTAATAACGATACCTCAGACATTAGAAATTATGGAGGGACAAGTCAAGCCGAGTTTTTTGCAGTAGCGTCAGAGTACTTTTTTGAACGTCCAAAGTTATTCAAACAAAAACATCCTGAATTATATAATATGTTATCCTTGTGCTTCCAGAAACCTAAATAA
- a CDS encoding universal stress protein, whose protein sequence is MKHILIPTDFSDNAWSAIVYAVKYFKNDVCTFYLLHANLLNPSPLSSLSDIYIKNIRQQNNLQLEALKQQITESDANTNHDFKTIVKFVALKEAVKDCIAENTIDLIVMGTKGVTKNKSLFFGSNTIHLVDKIKTCPILIIPDEYDFRPIKQIVFSTDLNRFYSDHEIKIINEFIYDNNAALRVVNIQTKQPISELQFYNLSCLKKGFKDFEVHYHSVPNYDKKAEIISTFIKDLDIDLLIMVNYKHSIIERFLNEPVIKNIGFKPQVPFLVIPDNQ, encoded by the coding sequence ATGAAACATATACTTATACCTACAGATTTTTCAGATAATGCATGGAGCGCAATAGTATACGCTGTAAAGTATTTCAAAAACGATGTTTGTACGTTTTACTTACTACATGCTAACCTTTTAAATCCATCTCCCCTATCTTCTCTGTCTGATATTTATATAAAAAACATACGACAACAAAATAATTTACAATTAGAAGCGCTTAAACAACAAATAACGGAAAGCGATGCCAATACGAATCATGATTTTAAAACGATAGTTAAATTTGTAGCTTTAAAAGAGGCTGTTAAGGATTGTATTGCAGAAAACACAATTGACTTAATAGTAATGGGCACCAAAGGTGTTACTAAAAACAAATCCCTTTTTTTTGGAAGTAACACAATACATTTGGTAGATAAAATTAAAACCTGCCCGATTTTAATTATTCCAGACGAATATGATTTTAGGCCTATTAAACAAATCGTTTTTTCTACAGATCTAAATAGGTTTTATTCTGATCATGAAATTAAAATAATTAACGAATTTATTTATGATAATAATGCTGCATTACGTGTTGTAAACATTCAAACAAAACAACCGATATCTGAGCTTCAATTCTACAACTTATCATGTTTAAAAAAAGGATTTAAAGACTTTGAAGTCCACTACCATTCTGTACCCAATTACGATAAAAAAGCAGAAATCATCTCTACTTTTATAAAAGACCTAGATATTGATTTATTAATTATGGTTAATTATAAACACAGCATAATAGAACGGTTTTTAAACGAACCGGTAATAAAAAATATCGGTTTTAAACCGCAAGTTCCATTTTTAGTAATTCCAGATAACCAATAA
- a CDS encoding TonB-dependent receptor domain-containing protein, with translation MFIPLKQYISCLFLLCFYLNTFAQDRATITGLVSDQFGTLPGAKISIEGTNLNTSTDVNGIYTINLEEGDYVITANFVMYNSVSKSITIKVGETATLDFILETGFSIDQPVSLGSRAQPKSSLRTTAPVDIISPQDLTNATQIELSHILHYLVPSFHSTNQTISDGTDHIDPATLRGLGPDQVLVLVNGKRRHNSALLNVNGTVGRGTVGTDFNAIPVASVERIEILRDGATSQYGSDAIAGVVNIILKKQVEVIDIVGRVGVNSEGDGQTSYFSANFGFDIGDKGFINITGEYRSREATNRAGNYTGPVYSNTPSEDALLIDNNSFFSTTGYDKQQIMEIGSAKTQNLAISFNGEIPISEITSFYFNGGRNYREGQAKGFYRLPKDEDRVVLELFPNGFSPQILTDIQDDAVTAGFKGIKNNWDIDFSHSIGKNALDYTVNNSNNASLGIASAKTFYSGGFMYQQSTSNLDISRTYDWLHGVNIAFGAELRVENYQIIAGEEASFIDGGSTYIDALGEEQPRIPGVQVFPGFQPENELSRFRTNSAGYIDIETNVSEKLLIKTAARYESYNDFGGQLIWKVSGRYRVNDALGIRSGISTGFRAPSLHQVYFQNISSQFINGEIIQVGTFNNESAVAQEAFKIQNLKPELSRHYSLGVNGKLKDNFSFTLDYYYIKIKDRIVLSGRFDEGYETILEPFNVGAAQFFTNAIDSRTTGLDAAVQYKTIIGSGKLDASLAANFNKTKVIGDIKVSESLVGQEDVLFNREEIARVESAQPNYKFNNLLSYEFDNYKIVLGNTFFGDVTFIHPEDGNPDNWVLNELSGQIETRDQKFTPKLVTDLALSYKVNSTLEFTLGGNNIFNVYPDKHTHSANIDHGNFVYSRRVQQFGVNGSNFYLRAFLKL, from the coding sequence ATGTTTATCCCATTAAAACAGTACATTAGTTGCCTATTTCTATTGTGCTTTTATTTAAATACTTTTGCGCAAGACAGAGCAACAATAACGGGATTAGTTTCTGATCAATTTGGTACATTACCTGGTGCTAAAATAAGTATTGAAGGCACCAACCTTAATACATCAACAGATGTTAATGGTATTTATACTATTAATTTAGAAGAAGGCGATTATGTGATCACTGCCAATTTTGTAATGTACAATTCTGTTTCTAAGAGCATAACCATTAAAGTAGGAGAAACAGCCACTCTAGATTTTATCCTAGAAACTGGATTTTCGATAGATCAACCTGTATCTTTAGGCTCTAGAGCTCAACCAAAATCTTCTTTAAGAACAACTGCCCCTGTTGACATTATATCTCCACAAGATTTAACTAATGCTACACAAATTGAGTTAAGCCATATATTACATTATCTAGTCCCTTCTTTTCACTCTACAAATCAAACCATTTCTGATGGTACAGACCACATAGATCCTGCAACCTTAAGAGGTTTAGGCCCCGACCAAGTACTTGTTTTAGTAAATGGAAAACGTCGTCATAATAGTGCTTTATTAAATGTTAATGGTACCGTTGGACGTGGTACCGTTGGAACAGATTTTAATGCCATTCCTGTTGCTTCTGTAGAACGTATCGAAATACTACGCGATGGTGCGACCTCTCAATATGGATCAGATGCTATTGCTGGTGTGGTAAATATTATATTAAAAAAACAGGTTGAAGTTATTGATATTGTTGGTCGCGTAGGTGTTAATAGTGAAGGAGACGGTCAAACAAGTTACTTTAGTGCCAATTTTGGTTTTGATATTGGAGACAAAGGTTTTATTAATATTACAGGAGAATATCGTAGCAGAGAAGCGACCAATAGAGCTGGGAATTATACTGGTCCTGTATATTCGAATACACCAAGTGAAGATGCACTACTTATTGATAATAACAGTTTTTTTAGTACGACAGGTTACGATAAGCAACAAATAATGGAAATCGGGTCTGCTAAAACACAAAATTTAGCAATCTCTTTTAATGGAGAGATCCCTATTTCTGAAATAACTTCTTTTTATTTTAACGGTGGGAGAAACTATAGAGAAGGACAAGCTAAAGGGTTTTATAGATTACCAAAAGATGAAGACCGTGTGGTATTGGAATTATTTCCTAATGGTTTTTCTCCACAAATTTTAACAGACATACAGGATGATGCTGTAACAGCTGGATTTAAAGGTATTAAAAACAATTGGGATATCGATTTTAGTCACTCTATTGGTAAAAATGCTTTAGATTATACTGTAAATAATTCTAACAACGCCTCTCTTGGTATTGCCTCTGCCAAAACATTTTATTCTGGTGGATTTATGTACCAACAAAGTACTTCTAATTTAGACATCTCAAGAACATACGATTGGTTACATGGTGTAAATATTGCATTTGGCGCAGAACTGAGAGTTGAAAATTATCAAATTATAGCTGGAGAAGAAGCGTCTTTTATCGACGGTGGCAGCACCTACATAGATGCTTTAGGAGAGGAACAGCCACGTATTCCAGGAGTTCAAGTATTTCCAGGATTTCAACCAGAAAATGAACTGAGTCGTTTTAGAACAAATAGTGCCGGTTATATTGATATTGAAACTAATGTCTCGGAAAAGCTATTAATCAAAACAGCTGCTAGATATGAATCTTATAATGACTTTGGAGGGCAACTAATTTGGAAAGTTTCTGGTCGCTATAGAGTCAATGACGCATTAGGTATTAGAAGTGGAATTTCAACAGGATTTAGAGCCCCTTCCCTACACCAAGTTTATTTTCAAAATATAAGTTCTCAATTTATTAATGGCGAAATAATACAAGTAGGAACCTTTAATAATGAAAGTGCTGTTGCACAAGAAGCTTTTAAAATTCAAAACCTGAAACCGGAGTTATCTAGACATTACAGTTTAGGGGTTAATGGTAAATTAAAAGATAATTTTTCTTTTACATTGGATTATTATTACATAAAAATTAAAGATCGTATTGTATTGTCTGGTCGTTTTGACGAAGGTTACGAAACGATATTAGAACCTTTCAACGTTGGAGCTGCTCAGTTTTTTACAAATGCAATAGACTCCAGAACTACTGGTTTAGATGCTGCTGTACAGTACAAAACAATTATTGGTTCTGGAAAATTAGATGCGTCACTAGCTGCCAATTTTAATAAAACGAAGGTCATTGGAGATATTAAAGTGTCTGAATCTTTAGTGGGTCAAGAAGATGTTTTATTTAATAGAGAAGAAATTGCTAGAGTAGAATCTGCACAACCTAATTATAAGTTTAATAATCTACTCTCTTACGAATTTGATAACTATAAAATAGTTTTAGGAAACACCTTTTTTGGAGATGTAACTTTTATACATCCAGAAGACGGTAATCCTGACAACTGGGTCTTAAACGAGTTATCAGGCCAAATAGAAACTAGAGATCAAAAATTCACACCTAAACTAGTTACAGATTTAGCTCTTTCTTATAAAGTTAATAGCACTCTAGAATTTACATTAGGTGGTAATAATATTTTTAATGTCTATCCAGATAAGCATACACACTCTGCTAATATAGATCATGGAAATTTTGTTTACAGTAGACGTGTACAACAGTTTGGCGTAAATGGGTCTAATTTTTATTTAAGAGCCTTTTTAAAACTATAA
- a CDS encoding two-component system response regulator — MHINPPINFTLLIDDDKVINFYNEKIVNKHQDFINVVAVNSGMKALEYLNNAILGLTKKPNLIFLDINMPAMNGWEFIEEYDKLDKAFTSSIKIILLTTSNNPDDFERYKTIDLLEDFINKPLSDSLLTNLIESHYKEKII, encoded by the coding sequence ATGCACATTAATCCTCCCATAAATTTCACGTTATTAATTGATGATGATAAAGTTATCAACTTCTATAATGAGAAAATAGTTAATAAACACCAAGATTTTATTAATGTAGTCGCTGTTAACAGTGGTATGAAAGCATTAGAATATCTTAATAATGCTATTCTTGGGCTCACTAAAAAACCAAATCTTATTTTTCTAGATATTAATATGCCTGCCATGAATGGTTGGGAATTTATCGAAGAATATGACAAATTAGACAAGGCGTTCACGTCCTCTATTAAAATCATTTTATTGACGACTTCTAATAACCCTGATGACTTTGAACGTTACAAAACAATAGATTTACTAGAAGATTTTATCAATAAACCACTATCGGACAGCTTACTAACTAATTTAATAGAAAGTCATTACAAGGAAAAAATTATTTAG
- a CDS encoding HAD family hydrolase, with protein sequence MFKAVLFDMDGVIVDTEPLHKKAYFLMFDQFNIIVSKALYESTTGQSTINVCRKLCTIFGLENNPEELVQCKRQIFTDLFHSDPSLKLIEGVLDLIQNYHSNGLTLVLASSASMGTINNVFTRFDLNQYFKAKISGADLKASKPHPEIFEKAAQLAGFPQEDCFVIEDSTNGIKAAKSAGSYCIGYDSLHSKNQDYTLADLVTSDFKTIHHKHLKTLIF encoded by the coding sequence ATGTTTAAAGCGGTTTTATTTGATATGGATGGTGTAATTGTAGATACGGAACCTCTACATAAAAAAGCCTATTTTTTAATGTTTGACCAATTTAACATAATCGTATCTAAAGCGTTATATGAATCCACTACTGGTCAATCAACGATTAATGTCTGTAGAAAATTATGCACCATTTTTGGATTAGAAAATAATCCTGAAGAATTAGTCCAATGCAAGCGTCAAATCTTCACAGATTTATTTCATAGTGATCCAAGTCTTAAACTTATTGAAGGTGTTCTTGATTTGATACAAAATTACCATAGTAACGGTTTAACTCTAGTCTTAGCCTCTTCTGCATCCATGGGTACGATTAATAATGTATTTACACGCTTTGATTTAAACCAATATTTTAAAGCTAAAATTAGTGGTGCAGATTTAAAAGCATCAAAACCACATCCAGAAATTTTTGAAAAAGCGGCGCAGTTAGCAGGATTTCCTCAAGAAGATTGTTTTGTTATCGAAGACTCTACCAACGGGATTAAAGCTGCAAAATCTGCGGGAAGCTATTGCATTGGCTACGATAGCTTACACTCTAAAAATCAAGACTACACTTTAGCGGACTTAGTAACTTCTGACTTTAAGACAATACATCACAAGCATTTAAAAACTTTAATTTTTTAG
- the hemN gene encoding oxygen-independent coproporphyrinogen III oxidase — protein MCFSLVNKYNVAGPRYTSYPTVPYWNMDTFSLKKWKENLKKAFTESNKTEGISLYIHLPFCESLCTFCGCNKRITKRHDVETPYIHAVLKEWHLYCDLLGERPMIKELHLGGGTPTFFDSENLKLLITGITRKATLAENYEFSFEGHPNNTTVTHLQTLFDLGFRRVSFGVQDYNPIVQKAIHRIQPFENVQKVTELARKIGYTSVGHDIIFGLPFQTEAHVEDTINKTKQLLPDRIAFYSYAHVPWIKGNGQRGYKDNDLPTASIKQNQYQLGKKLLAEAGYYDIGMDHFALKTDSLYSASKNETMHRNFMGYTSSKTKIMIGLGVSSISDSWYAFAQNVKGIEEYYHLLENNSIPVFRGHILTEEDLIIRQHILNLMCHFKTSWMANDLYFEDIPEVVSKLNEMQDDGLLTIELNQIFITEKGKPFVRNICMAFDLLLQRNKPETQLFSMTI, from the coding sequence ATGTGTTTTTCATTAGTTAATAAATATAACGTCGCTGGACCAAGATATACTAGTTATCCTACTGTTCCGTATTGGAATATGGATACGTTTTCATTAAAAAAATGGAAAGAAAATCTAAAAAAAGCCTTTACTGAAAGTAATAAAACAGAGGGTATCAGTTTATACATCCATTTACCATTTTGTGAAAGCTTATGTACTTTTTGTGGTTGTAATAAACGAATTACAAAACGTCACGATGTAGAAACACCTTATATACATGCTGTTTTAAAAGAATGGCATTTGTACTGTGATTTATTAGGAGAAAGACCAATGATAAAAGAGTTACATCTTGGCGGAGGAACACCTACTTTTTTTGATTCTGAAAACTTAAAATTATTAATTACTGGTATTACACGCAAAGCGACTTTAGCTGAGAATTATGAATTTAGCTTTGAAGGACATCCCAATAATACCACTGTAACACATTTACAAACCTTATTTGATTTAGGTTTTAGACGCGTGAGTTTTGGTGTTCAAGACTACAACCCTATTGTACAAAAAGCAATACATAGAATACAACCTTTTGAAAATGTACAAAAAGTAACAGAATTAGCTCGAAAAATCGGGTATACATCTGTGGGTCATGATATTATTTTTGGTTTACCTTTTCAAACAGAAGCACATGTTGAAGACACCATAAACAAGACAAAACAACTTTTACCAGATAGAATTGCCTTTTACAGTTATGCACACGTCCCATGGATAAAAGGAAATGGACAACGCGGTTATAAAGACAATGATTTACCTACAGCAAGTATAAAACAAAATCAATACCAATTGGGTAAAAAACTGTTAGCAGAAGCCGGTTATTATGATATCGGAATGGATCATTTTGCTTTAAAAACTGATAGTTTATATTCCGCTAGTAAAAATGAAACTATGCATCGTAATTTTATGGGGTACACTTCCTCTAAAACAAAAATTATGATCGGTTTAGGTGTCTCTTCAATTAGTGATAGTTGGTATGCCTTTGCACAAAATGTAAAAGGTATTGAGGAGTATTACCATTTATTAGAAAACAATAGTATCCCTGTATTTAGAGGTCATATTTTAACGGAAGAAGATTTAATTATAAGACAACATATCTTAAACTTAATGTGTCATTTTAAAACAAGTTGGATGGCTAATGATTTATATTTTGAAGATATCCCTGAAGTGGTTTCCAAGTTAAATGAAATGCAAGACGATGGATTACTTACAATAGAATTGAATCAAATATTTATCACCGAAAAAGGGAAACCTTTTGTTAGAAATATATGTATGGCTTTTGATTTACTATTACAACGTAACAAACCAGAAACGCAACTATTTTCAATGACCATTTAA
- a CDS encoding YfiR/HmsC family protein → MKCNINPFLITVKNKSVLIGFFIFFCGASLFAQNDTNAQVKRLQRAIFVYNFAQQIGWPNQEDISTFKIGVLGPDRALIDFKSLAQKRQINNKPVTVVRFNSVKDIKDIQLLYVNKSFNFDINYVLNKISGQNILLVTEDYNYHTSMINMVNVGDSFEYEINNRTITKEDFVIANSLKTYAIGSSQKWKDLYQTTEASLEASKKIEAEQQQKLKEKELEISTQKDKINTQDNTIDTILNTVSNKNKWIEKLSDKNNLQKQNFEDKLLIEFELEADIKQQLDIIKQQDDKINSRNKDIQKQHNLIQSQNNEIESKAFILAQKESQLSTQKTINILLITLISLALLTAILIYISYLSKKKLNKTLEDRNTAIKKQALELEVKNDELEQFAYIASHDLKEPLITITGLIDLLVDEYEDKLDANGKMSLNFISESSSRMQKLIDAILQYSRLGKSKNIINVDCNTIVNILKSDLKNVINRTNTTLLSKNLPTVKGAELELRLLFQNLISNGIKFTAKDTKPIITIDSVKKTSEDSSEYWEFSIKDNGIGIPEKHRERIFSIFQRLHSRDEYEGTGIGLAHCKKIVEAHRGKIWLDSEVGKGTTFYFTIPA, encoded by the coding sequence ATGAAGTGTAATATAAATCCCTTCCTTATTACTGTCAAAAACAAATCTGTTTTAATAGGATTCTTTATATTTTTTTGTGGCGCATCACTCTTTGCTCAAAACGATACTAATGCACAAGTAAAACGGCTACAACGGGCTATATTTGTTTATAATTTTGCCCAACAAATTGGTTGGCCTAATCAGGAGGATATTTCTACTTTTAAAATAGGTGTTTTGGGGCCTGATCGTGCGTTGATTGATTTTAAATCTTTAGCACAAAAACGTCAAATTAATAACAAACCAGTAACTGTTGTAAGGTTTAATTCGGTAAAAGATATTAAAGACATACAATTACTTTATGTCAACAAATCTTTCAATTTTGATATCAATTATGTCCTAAACAAAATTTCAGGACAAAATATTCTTTTAGTAACAGAAGACTATAATTATCATACCTCTATGATAAATATGGTAAATGTAGGCGACTCTTTTGAATATGAAATAAATAATCGAACGATTACTAAAGAAGATTTTGTAATCGCTAATTCCTTAAAAACATATGCCATTGGTTCTTCTCAAAAATGGAAAGATTTATACCAAACAACAGAAGCTTCTTTAGAAGCGTCTAAGAAAATAGAAGCTGAGCAACAACAAAAACTAAAAGAGAAAGAGTTAGAGATTTCAACGCAAAAAGATAAAATTAACACGCAAGACAATACTATTGATACTATATTAAACACGGTTTCAAACAAAAATAAGTGGATTGAAAAACTCTCTGATAAAAACAACTTACAGAAACAAAATTTTGAAGATAAGCTCTTAATAGAATTTGAATTAGAAGCAGATATTAAACAGCAACTTGATATTATAAAACAACAAGATGATAAGATAAATTCTAGAAATAAAGACATTCAAAAACAACACAATTTAATTCAGAGTCAAAATAATGAAATTGAATCCAAAGCTTTTATTCTAGCACAGAAAGAGTCTCAATTAAGCACTCAAAAAACAATAAACATCTTATTAATAACACTCATAAGCTTAGCCTTATTAACGGCCATATTGATTTACATTAGTTATTTAAGCAAGAAAAAATTAAATAAGACATTAGAAGACAGAAATACGGCCATTAAAAAACAAGCATTAGAATTAGAGGTTAAAAATGATGAGCTTGAGCAATTTGCATACATTGCCAGTCATGATCTTAAAGAACCATTAATAACCATTACAGGTTTAATTGATTTACTGGTCGATGAGTATGAAGATAAGCTAGACGCGAATGGAAAAATGAGTCTTAATTTTATTAGCGAATCAAGCTCTAGAATGCAAAAATTAATTGATGCCATTTTACAATATTCTAGATTAGGTAAAAGCAAAAATATAATTAATGTAGACTGCAACACTATTGTAAACATTTTAAAAAGTGATCTTAAAAATGTGATAAATAGGACAAATACAACACTATTATCTAAAAATCTTCCAACTGTAAAAGGCGCGGAATTGGAGCTAAGGTTATTATTTCAAAATTTAATAAGCAATGGTATTAAGTTTACCGCAAAAGACACAAAACCAATCATAACTATTGATAGTGTTAAAAAGACAAGTGAGGATTCTAGTGAGTACTGGGAGTTTTCTATAAAAGACAATGGTATAGGTATTCCTGAAAAACATAGAGAACGCATCTTTTCTATCTTTCAACGCTTACATTCTAGAGATGAATACGAAGGTACAGGAATTGGGCTAGCACATTGCAAAAAAATAGTTGAAGCCCATCGTGGTAAAATTTGGTTAGACTCTGAAGTTGGTAAAGGCACCACTTTCTATTTTACAATTCCGGCTTAA
- a CDS encoding universal stress protein → MKKIIVPVDFSEHSNYALESAAILAKKYDAEIIALHMLEISETILTKGETDLQDETVFFLKLAEKRFTEFLAQDYLEGIKVTPVVKHFKVFSEVNEVAKEQNADLIVMGSHGSSGLKEIFVGSNTEKVVRYSDIPVFVVKNKPTNLSFDNVVFASDFSESTVTPYLNASELFKKLGSNLHLIYINTPGDNFNSTSEMEKIVVNFLQKADGNLDKLSEVKYVSDYTVEKGVINYANVSGADAIAVATHGRTGFAHFLAGSISEDIANHASLPVVTFRIK, encoded by the coding sequence ATGAAAAAAATAATCGTACCAGTAGACTTTTCAGAACATTCAAATTATGCTTTAGAATCAGCAGCTATACTTGCAAAAAAATATGATGCAGAAATTATCGCATTACATATGCTAGAAATCTCTGAAACCATACTAACTAAAGGAGAAACAGATCTTCAGGATGAAACTGTATTTTTCTTGAAATTAGCTGAAAAACGTTTTACAGAATTCTTAGCACAAGACTATTTAGAAGGTATAAAAGTAACTCCTGTAGTCAAACATTTTAAGGTGTTTAGTGAAGTTAATGAAGTCGCTAAGGAGCAAAATGCTGATTTAATTGTAATGGGGTCACACGGAAGTAGTGGTTTAAAAGAAATTTTTGTTGGGTCAAACACAGAAAAAGTAGTACGTTACTCTGACATACCTGTCTTTGTTGTAAAAAACAAACCAACAAATTTAAGTTTTGATAATGTTGTATTTGCTTCAGATTTTTCTGAAAGCACTGTAACACCTTACTTAAATGCCTCTGAATTATTTAAAAAATTAGGTTCAAATTTACACTTGATTTATATTAATACTCCAGGAGACAACTTTAATAGCACGTCTGAAATGGAAAAAATAGTAGTTAACTTTTTACAGAAAGCAGATGGTAATTTAGACAAGTTATCAGAAGTAAAATATGTATCAGATTACACGGTAGAAAAAGGGGTTATAAATTATGCCAATGTATCAGGAGCAGATGCAATTGCTGTAGCAACACATGGCCGCACTGGCTTTGCTCACTTTTTAGCGGGAAGTATCTCTGAGGATATTGCAAACCATGCGTCATTACCTGTAGTCACTTTCAGAATTAAATAA